One genomic segment of Carassius auratus strain Wakin chromosome 29, ASM336829v1, whole genome shotgun sequence includes these proteins:
- the LOC113047884 gene encoding B-cell receptor-associated protein 29-like codes for MTLQWTAVASFLYVEIGVLLIFCLPFISAQRWQSVFKWSIWSHLSQFWNKGFLTMIIILIVLFLDALREVKKYSTADQSKDTKLLPNMLDHMHMKLFRAQRNLYISGFSLFLWLVMRRVITLINQLATAVNTSAALQTQTDSANKAAKKYMEDNEMLKQAFTEDKGEGGKTADPEENRLLKKEVQRLTEDLKSSADALKKTKSDLDAMKKQTEGLTKEYDRLLQEHQELQNQMESGHKKDN; via the exons ATGACCTTGCAGTGGACTGCGGTTGCATCGTTCTTGTATGTGGAGATTGGTGTCCTCCTCATCTTTTGCCTGCCTTTCATCTCCGCTCAAAG ATGGCAAAGTGTTTTCAAGTGGAGCATCTGGAGCCATCTTTCCCAGTTCTGGAACAAGGGCTTTCTCACCATGATAATAATCCTCATCGTTCTCTTCCTCG ACGCCCTGCGGGAGGTGAAGAAGTACTCGACGGCTGACCAGAGCAAAGATACCAAGCTTCTCCCCAACATGTTAGACCACATGCACATGAAGCTCTTCCGAGCTCAGAGGAACCTCTACATCTCTGGTTTCTCGCTCTTCCTGTGGCT TGTCATGAGGAGGGTCATCACTCTGATTAACCAGCTGGCCACGGCTGTGAACACCAGCGCCGCTCTGCAGACTCAGACTGACAGCGCCAACAAAGCTGCCAAGAAATACATGGAGGACAATGAGATGCTCAAACAG GCATTTACAGAAGATAAAGGAGAAGGAGGGAAGACAGCAGATCCAGAAGAGAACAGACTCCTGAAGAAAGAGGTGCAGAGACTGACGGAGGATCTGAAGAGCAGCGCTGATG CTCTGAAAAAGACTAAGTCAGATTTGGAcgccatgaagaaacaaactgaagGATTGACCAAAGAATACGACCGTCTCCTACAAGAGCACCAGGAGCttcag AATCAGATGGAAAGTGGACACAAAAAAGACAACTAG
- the LOC113047881 gene encoding probable G-protein coupled receptor 22, protein MHTPPVMGYQAIMSNVTVLDNVEPLDFEMDLDTPYPVSFQVSITGFLMLEIVLGLSSNLTVLALYCMKSNLVSSVSNIVTMNLHVLDVLVCVGCIPFTIVVVLLPLEGNSALICCFHEACVSFASVATAANVLAITLDRYDISVRPANRVLTMGRAVALLGSIWALSFLSFLVPFIEEGFFSQPGNERNQTEGEETSNQYSTELGLYYHLLAQIPIFIFTAVVMLVTYYKILQALNIRIGTRFHSVPKKKPKKKKTISMTSTQPESTDASQSSAGRNPPLAMRTSVSVIIALRRAVKRHRERRERQKRVFRMSLLIISTFLLCWTPITVLNTVILSAGPSNFTVRLRLGFLVMAYGTTIFHPLLYAFTRQKFQKVLKSKMKKRVVSVVEAEPIPNNVVIHNSWIDPKRNKKVTFEETEVRQKCLSSEDV, encoded by the coding sequence ATGCATACCCCTCCTGTGATGGGATACCAGGCCATCATGAGCAACGTCACTGTCCTCGATAACGTGGAACCTCTTGACTTTGAAATGGACTTGGACACTCCTTACCCTGTCAGCTTCCAGGTGTCTATAACAGGTTTCCTCATGTTGGAGATCGTACTGGGTCTCAGTAGCAACCTGACTGTGCTGGCTCTCTATTGTATGAAGTCAAACCTGGTGAGCTCTGTCAGCAACATCGTAACCATGAACCTTCATGTGCTGGACGTCCTGGTGTGTGTGGGCTGCATCCCATTCACAATTGTGGTGGTGCTATTGCCACTGGAAGGCAACAGTGCACTCATCTGCTGCTTCCATGAGGCTTGTGTGTCCTTTGCTAGCGTGGCTACTGCTGCCAATGTCCTGGCCATCACACTAGACCGCTATGACATCTCAGTTCGGCCTGCAAATCGAGTTCTGACAATGGGACGAGCAGTGGCCTTATTAGGGTCCATTTGGGCTTTATCATTCCTTAGCTTTCTGGTACCCTTCATAGAAGAGGGTTTCTTTAGCCAGCCAGGTAATGAAAGGAATCAGACAGAAGGGGAGGAGACTTCAAACCAATACTCCACTGAATTAGGCCTCTACTATCACCTGTTGGCACAGATCCCAATCTTCATCTTCACTGCTGTGGTCATGTTGGTTACTTACTACAAGATTCTGCAGGCGCTCAACATCCGCATTGGCACACGTTTCCATTCGGTGCCAAAGAAGAAACCGAAGAAGAAAAAGACCATCTCCATGACTTCCACCCAACCAGAGTCGACGGATGCTTCACAGAGCAGTGCAGGCAGGAACCCACCACTGGCCATGCGTACCTCCGTGTCCGTGATCATAGCCCTCCGCAGGGCAGTCAAACGGCACAGGGAACGCCGTGAACGACAAAAGAGGGTTTTCCGAATGTCGCTTCTTATCATCTCCACCTTCCTGCTTTGTTGGACACCTATTACCGTGCTAAATACAGTAATCCTGAGTGCAGGGCCAAGCAACTTCACTGTGCGTCTCAGACTGGGCTTCCTGGTCATGGCTTATGGAACGACCATTTTTCACCCGCTGCTCTATGCCTTCACTCGGCAGAAATTTCAGAAGGTCCTAAAGAGTAAAATGAAGAAGCGTGTTGTGTCAGTTGTAGAGGCGGAGCCTATCCCCAACAACGTGGTCATCCACAACTCATGGATTGACCCAAAGAGGAACAAAAAGGTGACTTTTGAGGAGACAGAGGTCAGGCAAAAATGCCTCTCTTCAGAGGATGTGTAA